In one Juglans regia cultivar Chandler chromosome 11, Walnut 2.0, whole genome shotgun sequence genomic region, the following are encoded:
- the LOC108985360 gene encoding phosphoenolpyruvate carboxykinase (ATP)-like, producing the protein MAGNGNVNGEFSFGTTTTRIAGTGTARNGLAKIQTNKKTNGICHDDSTPPVKAQTIDELHSLQKKKSAPTTPIKGTQGSFATISEEELHKQQLQSISASLASLTRETGPNLVKGDPARKSETPKHVSHHHFTPAFNVSDSALKFTHVLYNLSPAELYEQAIKYEKGSFITATGALATLSGAKTGRAPRDKRVVRDETTEDELWWGKGSPNIEMDEHTFLVNRERAVDYLNSLDKVFVNDQFLNWDPENTIKVRIVSARAYHSLFMHNMCIRPTPEELENFGTPDFTIYNAGQFPCNRYTHYMTSSTSIDLNLARREMVILGTQYAGEMKKGLFSVMHYLMPKRQILSLHSGCNIGKDGDVALFFGLSGTGKTTLSTDHNRYLIGDDEHCWSDNGVSNIEGGCYAKCVDLSREKEPDIWNAIKFGTVLENVVFDEHTREVDYTDKSVTENTRASYPIEYIPNAKIPCVGPHPKNVILLACDAFGVLPPVSKLNLAQTMYHFISGYTALVAGTEEGVKEPQATFSACFGAAFIMLHPTKYAAMLAEKMQKHGATGWLVNTGWSGGRYGSGSRIKLPYTRKIIDAIHSGSLLKANFKKTSVFGLEIPTEIEGVPSEILDPVNTWSDKKAYNDTLLKLAGLFKKNFETFTSYKIGKDNKLTEEILAAGPNF; encoded by the exons ATGGCAGGAAACGGAAACGTGAACGGAGAGTTCAGCTTCGGGACGACCACTACCAGGATTGCAGGGACCGGGACGGCACGGAACGGCCTGGCTAAGATCCAGACGAACAAGAAGACCAACGGGATCTGCCACGATGACAGTACACCTCCCGTTAAGGCTCAGACCATCGACGAGCTGCACTCGCTCCAGAAGAAGAAGTCCGCACCCACCACACCTATCAAAGGGACTCAGGGTTCGTTCGCCACCATCTCCGAGGAAGAGCTTCACAAACAACAACTCCAGTCCATCAG TGCATCTTTGGCGTCGCTGACAAGAGAAACCGGACCGAACCTAGTGAAAGGAGACCCCGCACGGAAGTCTGAGACCCCGAAGCACGTGTCGCACCACCATTTTACGCCGGCATTCAACGTTAGTGACAGTGCCTTGAAGTTCACACATGTCCTCTACAATCTCTCTCCAGCAG AGCTATACGAGCAGGCTATAAAGTATGAGAAAGGGTCGTTCATCACAGCTACTGGTGCCTTGGCAACCCTTTCTGGAGCCAAGACCGGCCGAGCTCCCAGAGATAAGCGCGTTGTCAGGGATGAGACTACTGAGGATGAGCTTTGGTGGGGAAA GGGTTCACCTAACATTGAAATGGACGAGCATACGTTCTTGGTCAACAGAGAAAGAGCTGTTGATTACTTGAACTCTTTGGACAAG GTCTTTGTGAATGACCAGTTCTTGAACTGGGACCCAGAGAATACAATTAAAGTCCGGATTGTCTCTGCCAGGGCATACCATTCCTTGTTCATGCACAACAT GTGTATCCGACCCACTCCTGAAGAGCTGGAGAATTTCGGTACTCCGGACTTCACTATATACAATGCTGGGCAGTTCCCATGTAATCGTTACACGCACTACATGACATCCTCTACTAGCATAGATCTTAATCTTGCTAGGAGGGAAATGGTCATCCTCGGCACCCAGTACGCCGGGGAAATGAAGAAGGGTCTGTTCAGTGTTATGCATTATCTCATGCCTAAGCGTCAAATCCTCTCCTTACATTCTGGCTGCAATATTGGAAAAGATGGAGATGTTGCCCTCTTCTTTGGTCTGTCAG GCACTGGAAAGACAACTCTGTCTACGGATCACAATAGGTATTTGATTGGAGATGACGAACACTGTTGGAGTGACAATGGTGTGTCAAATATTGAAGGCGGTTGCTATGCCAAGTGCGTTGACCTCTCAAGGGAGAAGGAACCTGATATCTGGAATGCCATTAAATTTGGGACTG TGCTGGAAAATGTTGTGTTTGATGAGCACACCAGAGAGGTCGACTATACTGACAAATCTGTTACAG AGAACACGCGAGCGTCCTACCCTATTGAGTACATCCCCAATGCAAAGATACCATGCGTTGGTCCTCATCCAAAGAATGTCATACTTCTGGCATGTGACGCGTTTGGTGTGCTCCCACCAGTGAGCAAGCTGAACTTGGCACAGACTATGTACCATTTCATCAGTGGTTATACTGCTctg GTAGCTGGTACTGAAGAGGGTGTGAAGGAGCCACAGGCAACATTCTCGGCTTGCTTTGGTGCAGCATTTATTATGTTGCACCCTACCAAATATGCGGCCATGCTGGCTGAGAAGATGCAGAAGCATGGTGCCACAGGATGGCTTGTCAACACTGGCTGGTCAGGTGGAAG GTATGGTTCAGGGAGTCGAATCAAGTTGCCATACACACGAAAAATCATAGACGCCATACACTCTGGCAGCCTCCTCAAGGCAAATTTCAAGAAGACTTCAGTGTTTGGGCTTGAGATCCCTACCGAGATTGAGGGTGTGCCTTCTGAAATCTTGGACCCGGTGAACACT TGGTCAGACAAGAAGGCTTATAATGATACACTGTTGAAGCTGGCTGGTCTGTTCAAGAAGAACTTTGAAACATTCACCAGCTACAAGATTGGCAAGGACAACAAGCTGACAGAGGAGATCCTTGCAGCTGGTCCAAACTTCTAA